In the Terriglobales bacterium genome, GAAGCAATCCGCCGGTTCCGTGAGCCGCGTATTGTGCACGCAGAAGCCGGCGCAGGAGACCAGCGGCGGCCCGTCAAAGTAGGAGGTCGGCGTACGCAGCGGAACGGGCATCAGGGGCATGTTGTGCGAGCCGCGCATGCCGCCCGCCACATAGTGCCCGATGGAGAACGGCGCCAGGATCTCGCCGGTGGCGGGGAAGTTCATCTGGCTGCGCACCAGCATGACCGGATCGTCCTTGCCGGTGTAGCGCCCGGCGATATTGTGCAGGCGCGAGGTGGCGACTGCCGCGGCCTGCTCGCCGGTGGCGCGCGACCACACCGACTCCACCACGAAGCGCTCGTTGTCGCGAAGCAGCGCAGCCAGGTCGTAGATCTCCTCCGGCGTCACCAGTTCGACCACGCGGTCGCCCTCGGTGTAGCCGACGTCCATCACCACCCAGCGGAAGCCCTGGCTGAGATTGGGCGAAAGAATGAGGCCGGGGGTGGTCATCACGTCGGCAAAAGTCAGGAAGAGCGGCAGGTTGAACGCGCCGGGATCGGTCTTGTCGGCGGCGAAGAAGAGGAAAGGCTCGTTGGGGCGTTCGTCGATCTCCATCTCAGCGCACGCCGGGCCCAGTCCTTTCACATTGCCCGAAAAGGAATCCTTGAGCAGATCCTGGCCGGCGCCGTACAGGCCTTCTTCCTTGGCGATCTCGGTGCCTTCGACGAAGGCGTCCCACGCAAGCTTGTGGACGCGCGAGTCGCCGACGCCGTGGTCGTGGGTCATGAGGATGGCGATATCGTCGCCGGTGAAGCCGATGTAATGGTCCTGGATGAGCGCCCGGCCAGCGGACTCCACCACCTGGGCAACGCGCTCCAGCAAGCGCTTGGAGGGCGCGATGTGGCCACCGACCGAGCCCACATCCGCCTTGATCACTGTCAACGTGGTTTTCATGCGCAACTCCTCCTGAGCGAATCTCGGGGTTT is a window encoding:
- the fbp gene encoding fructose-1,6-bisphosphate aldolase/phosphatase, with protein sequence MKTTLTVIKADVGSVGGHIAPSKRLLERVAQVVESAGRALIQDHYIGFTGDDIAILMTHDHGVGDSRVHKLAWDAFVEGTEIAKEEGLYGAGQDLLKDSFSGNVKGLGPACAEMEIDERPNEPFLFFAADKTDPGAFNLPLFLTFADVMTTPGLILSPNLSQGFRWVVMDVGYTEGDRVVELVTPEEIYDLAALLRDNERFVVESVWSRATGEQAAAVATSRLHNIAGRYTGKDDPVMLVRSQMNFPATGEILAPFSIGHYVAGGMRGSHNMPLMPVPLRTPTSYFDGPPLVSCAGFCVHNTRLTEPADCFAHPFWDEVRSQVSRKAMDMRRQGFSGAAMLPMAELEYTGVMDKLARLEKRFTVREEKVAA